A stretch of DNA from Methanoplanus endosymbiosus:
AATTCCGGATTCATTACAATTCCCTTTAATTATCTGATAGATATCAGACAATTGTCTGCATTTATATAAATAAACTATTGGGTTTGAAAATACCTGCTCCCGATGGTAAAATGGGAATTACAGATGTTGCCAACGCAGAACAGCTTTTTTAGCTTATTCAGTCAGTACCATCACCAAAAGCCAAACCCTTCAAAATCTGGCTTGCAGAAGTTGGAAACGAGAGAGTAAATGAAATTGCTGATCCAGAACTAACTATTGACAGAGCACCATGTACATATCGAAAAAAGGTCACTCTAAAAAGATTACAATACGGAGGCTAAATTAAAAAATAAAACTAAAATAATGGACTCGTCGAGATTCGAACTCGAGACCTCTGCCGTGTGAAGGCAACGTCATGACCAGCTAGACCACGAGTCCCATTAAATATTCAGCCAGGATAAAACCATGGCTTTCTTCGGAGATCAGACAGATGTTCCCTGCCGGAATTATCCAGATACTATTGCCTCCCATTAAATATTAAGTAGCTGTAATTTTATAAGTCGTCCACGACATAGTAACATTCATCCTTTGGAGCAATAGTATAATTCCATTCACCATGAAATTGATTTGGGAGAAGGAACAATTCGTTCATCTCTTCTTTTGATACTTTCCTTCCAAGAGGATATGAATTGTTATCAACACAACATTGAACCGTCAATCCCTTAGATGTTCTTGTATTGGCGATTAAATTTACTATTGTCTCCATATTAATCAATGGTCTTCCTCTCCAATTTTTAGAGATTGCAGAAAATAAGCGATGCTCAATTTTATTCCACTTGCTTGTTCCTGGCGGAAAGTGGCAGACTGACACCATAAGGTTAAATTCGTCACAAAATTTTTGCAATTCAACTTTCCATGCTTTTCTCCTATAACCATTACTACCTCCAGAATCTGCTGTTATAAGAAGAGATTCTGCATTGGGGTATATTTCCTGACCCATAGTTATCCACCATCTCCTGATGCTTTCAACTGCAAATTCTGATGTTTCATGATCTACACCTACATTGACCCAACCGGAGTTATTGCTGATATCATAAATTCCATATGGTATTGCTTTCCCAAGTTCTTTATCAATAAAATCATGATCCTTGACTTTGACAGGCTTACCCTTAGGACGCCATTCCTGCCCTTTATTTGTGTAATTCCCAATATTTTCCTTCTTTTTGCAATCAACAGAAATTACTGGTTGGTTATGGGTCTGATACTTTTTGACAAATTCATTAATGAATTCAAATTGTTTGTTTCTGTCCTCATGGGATTTGCCTTCTTCAGTTTTCCTTGGTGCCTGAAGGCTGTAACCCGAATAATTCAATAGCTTTGAAACACAAGTATGGCTTACATTATGCCCTTTATTTATTAATTCCTCAGCTAAATTCCTTGTACTTAGACATGTCCACCTTAGAGGTGATTCGGGATCTCCTCTCGAAGTTGGCTCAATAAGAAAGTCTAGATCATTAATTAATTCAGGATCAATCTCTGTTATTTTTTTCCTTCCAGCTCCTTCAGATCTAACTTTGTCATATGGATAAATCTCTCCAGAATCTAATTGTTTTCTTCCAATATTTATTGTAGATCTTGACATCCCTGTTATTTTAGAAACATTTGTAACTCCACCACGACCATATGAATTAGCCATAGTTGAAGCAAAGATCCTTATTTGCCTCTCATTTAGATGAGGTGTTAGGTCCTCGTAAATATTTGCAATGAAAGCATCCAGATCCATATATTATAATGATGCACATAATAAATTAAATGATCGGTTTATTAATTTACGATGCCTTAGGTTCAGAGAATTTATGAGAAACTTCCGGAAGCAATTCTGCCAGATAATATCCATAACGATAATCTTCTCCTAACAAATGATTAAAAATACGTTTTTTTAGGTATATTGAAGATCTTGAAAGATCTTCTTTTTCGAAAATACCCAGATTCAATAAAATATTATATGCTTTTTTGAAGTTTCCAGTATGATAATTCAGGATCGCAAAATGCCTCAAAAGGTTTTCATTGTTTTCAAAGCCAATATGAGTACCATTGCTAACCTGAATCAGAACCTCTCTTAATTCGGTTTTAGCTGCCTCTAACTTGATAATTGCATTTTCTCTTTCTTTATTTATCATTGAGATAAGATTTGGATCTTTTTTTATAATCCGCGAGTTTGTTAGTTGACAATAT
This window harbors:
- a CDS encoding ISAzo13 family transposase, which encodes MDLDAFIANIYEDLTPHLNERQIRIFASTMANSYGRGGVTNVSKITGMSRSTINIGRKQLDSGEIYPYDKVRSEGAGRKKITEIDPELINDLDFLIEPTSRGDPESPLRWTCLSTRNLAEELINKGHNVSHTCVSKLLNYSGYSLQAPRKTEEGKSHEDRNKQFEFINEFVKKYQTHNQPVISVDCKKKENIGNYTNKGQEWRPKGKPVKVKDHDFIDKELGKAIPYGIYDISNNSGWVNVGVDHETSEFAVESIRRWWITMGQEIYPNAESLLITADSGGSNGYRRKAWKVELQKFCDEFNLMVSVCHFPPGTSKWNKIEHRLFSAISKNWRGRPLINMETIVNLIANTRTSKGLTVQCCVDNNSYPLGRKVSKEEMNELFLLPNQFHGEWNYTIAPKDECYYVVDDL